The Pyrus communis chromosome 9, drPyrComm1.1, whole genome shotgun sequence genome has a segment encoding these proteins:
- the LOC137745828 gene encoding BTB/POZ domain-containing protein At3g05675-like isoform X2, with product MDYLGSEKSTSSRIGDRSTSDVVVRIRTEDGRDDRLYCHSQILMEKSKYFADRLSENWPTCQILDSRNCVDVYCQESEFDHHVIVLRLFYVAVDGLVGNLWHGVKNAIGILQVAVKLGCPQIITACVNYLEAVSWEESEEEDILKIVPRLGSQVEPILARLLPVNHSSIMGIFLSTIRFATSCPPPIMNDLKSSAQEQLEYMITEDDDAPLLTADDEIKSEVKECVNRLFGRFSNLLEALLCEVELSSDGGKMQSFQTFLSDLSWACQILTKLETMRELVCNWMDASDKIVNVVKQARPTAELIETKLRIVEVAAKILEAIGYGTVILPTAKRLHMVKVWLPFVRVAKPVIDSATTTGDDAPALKMDSELWQSLESTFVSIILTLPSVEQAEILTEWLENEHIQYPDLTEAFEVWCYRSKVSKRRLSFISVNHEKIDTH from the exons ATGGACTATCTT GGTTCTGAAAAAAGTACGTCTAGCCGGATTGGGGACCGATCAACCAGTGATGTTGTTGTGAGGATACGCACAGAGGATGGGCGGGATGATCGGCTATATTGTCATTCCCAGATCCTCATGGAAAAGAGCAAGTATTTCGCTGATCGCCTATCTGAAAATTGGCCAACATGTCAGATTCTTGACTCACGCAACTGCGTTGACGTATACTGCCAAGAATCAGAATTTGACCACCATGTCATTGTTCTCCGCCTTTTTTACGTTGCAGTAGATGGCTTAGTTGGTAACTTGTGGCATGGTGTAAAAAACGCCATTGGAATTCTCCAGGTGGCTGTCAAGCTCGGATGCCCACAAATCATAACTGCTTGTGTGAACTACTTAGAAGCAGTTTCCTGGGAAGAGTCCGAGGAGGAGGACATTTTAAAGATCGTACCACGCCTGGGATCACAAGTGGAGCCAATTCTTGCCCGTCTTCTTCCAGTCAATCACTCATCAATTATGgggatatttttgtcaaccatCCGATTTGCCACATCGTGCCCTCCTCCAATCATGAATGATCTCAAGTCTTCTGCCCAGGAGCAGCTTGAGTACATGATTACTGAAGATGATGATGCCCCGCTCTTAACAGCCGATGATGAGATCAAATCCGAGGTGAAAGAATGTGTGAATAGACTATTTGGAAGATTCAGTAATCTATTAGAAGCCTTGTTATGTGAAGTAGAATTATCTTCTGATGGAGGGAAGATGCAGTCTTTTCAAACGTTTCTATCAGATCTGTCGTGGGCATGCCAGATATTAACTAAGTTGGAAACTATGAGGGAACTTGTCTGCAATTGGATGGATGCATCGGATAAAATAGTTAACGTTGTAAAGCAAGCAAGGCCGACAGCTGAACTAATTGAGACAAAGCTTAGGATTGTTGAGGTTGCAGCAAAGATTCTAGAGGCAATAGGTTACGGCACTGTCATTTTGCCAACTGCAAAACGGCTTCATATGGTTAAGGTGTGGCTTCCTTTTGTGAGGGTTGCGAAACCAGTGATCGATTCTGCCACAACTACCGGTGATGACGCTCCTGCGCTAAAGATGGATAGTGAACTGTGGCAATCCTTGGAATCCACATTTGTTTCCATAATTCTTACACTTCCATCCGTCGAGCAGGCGGAGATATTGACTGAATGGTTGGAGAATGAACATATTCAATATCCTGACCTGACCGAGGCATTTGAGGTATGGTGTTACAGATCCAAGGTTTCCAAAAGAAGACTATCATTTATATCGGTGAACCATGAGAAAATCGATACACATTAA
- the LOC137745828 gene encoding BTB/POZ domain-containing protein At3g05675-like isoform X1: MFMYRFQHVFKVYSLVLNAPMDYLGSEKSTSSRIGDRSTSDVVVRIRTEDGRDDRLYCHSQILMEKSKYFADRLSENWPTCQILDSRNCVDVYCQESEFDHHVIVLRLFYVAVDGLVGNLWHGVKNAIGILQVAVKLGCPQIITACVNYLEAVSWEESEEEDILKIVPRLGSQVEPILARLLPVNHSSIMGIFLSTIRFATSCPPPIMNDLKSSAQEQLEYMITEDDDAPLLTADDEIKSEVKECVNRLFGRFSNLLEALLCEVELSSDGGKMQSFQTFLSDLSWACQILTKLETMRELVCNWMDASDKIVNVVKQARPTAELIETKLRIVEVAAKILEAIGYGTVILPTAKRLHMVKVWLPFVRVAKPVIDSATTTGDDAPALKMDSELWQSLESTFVSIILTLPSVEQAEILTEWLENEHIQYPDLTEAFEVWCYRSKVSKRRLSFISVNHEKIDTH; encoded by the exons ATGTTTATGTACAGATTCCAACATGTGTTCAAGGTATACTCATTAGTGCTTAACGCTCCAATGGACTATCTT GGTTCTGAAAAAAGTACGTCTAGCCGGATTGGGGACCGATCAACCAGTGATGTTGTTGTGAGGATACGCACAGAGGATGGGCGGGATGATCGGCTATATTGTCATTCCCAGATCCTCATGGAAAAGAGCAAGTATTTCGCTGATCGCCTATCTGAAAATTGGCCAACATGTCAGATTCTTGACTCACGCAACTGCGTTGACGTATACTGCCAAGAATCAGAATTTGACCACCATGTCATTGTTCTCCGCCTTTTTTACGTTGCAGTAGATGGCTTAGTTGGTAACTTGTGGCATGGTGTAAAAAACGCCATTGGAATTCTCCAGGTGGCTGTCAAGCTCGGATGCCCACAAATCATAACTGCTTGTGTGAACTACTTAGAAGCAGTTTCCTGGGAAGAGTCCGAGGAGGAGGACATTTTAAAGATCGTACCACGCCTGGGATCACAAGTGGAGCCAATTCTTGCCCGTCTTCTTCCAGTCAATCACTCATCAATTATGgggatatttttgtcaaccatCCGATTTGCCACATCGTGCCCTCCTCCAATCATGAATGATCTCAAGTCTTCTGCCCAGGAGCAGCTTGAGTACATGATTACTGAAGATGATGATGCCCCGCTCTTAACAGCCGATGATGAGATCAAATCCGAGGTGAAAGAATGTGTGAATAGACTATTTGGAAGATTCAGTAATCTATTAGAAGCCTTGTTATGTGAAGTAGAATTATCTTCTGATGGAGGGAAGATGCAGTCTTTTCAAACGTTTCTATCAGATCTGTCGTGGGCATGCCAGATATTAACTAAGTTGGAAACTATGAGGGAACTTGTCTGCAATTGGATGGATGCATCGGATAAAATAGTTAACGTTGTAAAGCAAGCAAGGCCGACAGCTGAACTAATTGAGACAAAGCTTAGGATTGTTGAGGTTGCAGCAAAGATTCTAGAGGCAATAGGTTACGGCACTGTCATTTTGCCAACTGCAAAACGGCTTCATATGGTTAAGGTGTGGCTTCCTTTTGTGAGGGTTGCGAAACCAGTGATCGATTCTGCCACAACTACCGGTGATGACGCTCCTGCGCTAAAGATGGATAGTGAACTGTGGCAATCCTTGGAATCCACATTTGTTTCCATAATTCTTACACTTCCATCCGTCGAGCAGGCGGAGATATTGACTGAATGGTTGGAGAATGAACATATTCAATATCCTGACCTGACCGAGGCATTTGAGGTATGGTGTTACAGATCCAAGGTTTCCAAAAGAAGACTATCATTTATATCGGTGAACCATGAGAAAATCGATACACATTAA
- the LOC137744537 gene encoding uncharacterized protein, whose translation MELKEIQQKGQQIDEMMKKLGSLQMDWGANAQEIEVLMNKVDRLWSQEESFWGWVDNPLVVRNIIDSHFTNLFTLVGQRDWGSILDCITPKVTVEMNETLTTSVLMEKVKHAALQMGGLKAPRPDGFQGIFYHSYWDIILNDVNELIVDLMTGIQTLNRLNATHVVLIPKVSSPKNVNQFHPISLCNYSYKVLSKVMVNRLKPLLLTLISTAQNAFVAGGQIQDNIGIGHEIFHFLKLRNTKRKFELGVTLDMHKAYDHVKWDFLVVVMERLGFNIYLIDEYCSASGQQVNLHKSNVFFDRNVPASLVNELTGILGMDKVDDPREYLGVPTIWGRSKKCGLAYVKGRLFGKLQCWKKSTLSTARKEVLIKAVAQVIPAYPMNLFKFPITFCKELDAMIANFWWGQKDGEHRIHWVSKEKLCFSKADGGLGFRNFVDFNDPLLAKQC comes from the exons ATGGAGTTGAAGGAAATTCAACAGAAAGGGCAACAAATTGACGAGATGATGAAGAAACTTGGGTCCCTTCAAATGGATTGGGGAGCTAATGCACAAGAGATAGAAGTGCTCATGAATAAGGTGGACCGATTGTGGAGTCAAGAGGAGAGTTTCTG GGGTTGGGTGGACAACCCACTAGTGGTAAGGAACATTATAGACAGCCATTTCACAAATCTTTTTACCTTGGTGGGGCAGCGAGATTGGGGTTCGATCTTGGATTGCATCACCCCTAAAGTCACTGTGGAGATGAATGAGACCCTTACTACTTCGGTTTTGATGGAGAAGGTTAAGCATGCGGCTTTACAGATGGGTGGCCTAAAAGCCCCTAGACCTGATGGCTTTCAGGGTATCTTTTACCACTCTTATTGGGATATCATCTTGAATGATGTAAATGAGCTAATTGTGGACTTGATGACTGGTATACAAACCCTAAACCGTCTGAATGCTACTCATGTGGTGTTGATCCCCAAGGTGTCAAGCCCTAAAAATGTAAACCAATTCCATCCCATAAGTCTGTGTAATTACTCATACAAGGTTTTGTCAAAAGTGATGGTGAACCGTCTGAAACCACTTTTGCTGACATTGATTTCTACAGCTCAAAATGCATTTGTTGCAGGGGGACAAATTCAAGATAACATTGGTATTGGTCATGAGATTTTCCACTTTCTCAAGTTGAGGAATACCAAACGAAAATTCGAACTTGGAGTTACATTGGATATGCATAAAGCATATGACCACGTGAAGTGGGATTTCTTAGTGGTGGTGATGGAAAGATTGGGGTTCAATA TCTACTTAATTGATGAGTATTGCTCTGCGTCGGGCCAACAAGTTAACTTACATAAGTCAAATGTGTTCTTTGACCGTAATGTtcctgcaagtttggtgaatgagtTAACAGGTATTTTGGGAATGGATAAGGTTGATGACCCCAGGGAGTACCTGGGTGTCCCCACAATTTGGGGGCGCTCAAAAAAATGTGGCTTGGCTTATGTGAAGGGCCGTCTTTTCGGGAAATTGCAATGTTGGAAGAAGTCTACTCTATCAACTGCAAGGAAAGAGGTTTTGATCAAGGCGGTGGCACAAGTTATTCCGGCATATCCTATGAACCTTTTCAAATTCCCCATAACTTTCTGCAAAGAGCTTGATGCTATGATAGCTAACTTTTGGTGGGGACAAAAAGACGGAGAACATCGGATACATTGGGTCTCCAAAGAGAAGCTGTGCTTTTCTAAAGCCGATGGTGGGCTTGGGTTCAGAAATTTTGTGGACTTTAATGACCCTCTACTGGCAAAGCAATGCTAG
- the LOC137745420 gene encoding rhomboid-like protein 15, giving the protein MRPNIVSEAGLQTRLRQWWESIPFLTSAVVGVCATIYLVCLLVGYDSFYEVCFSPSNVVSRFQVYRIFTSIIFHGSVLHVLFNMMALVPLGSELERIMGTVRLLYMIILLAISNAVLHLLIALLVSYNPIHPSQYLMDECAIGFSGILFSMIVIETSLSGHQSRSVFGLFNVPAKWYAWILLVVFQVVMPNVSLLGHLCGILSGFAYTYSLLNFLIPGTSFYSKIEASSLFSSCVRRPKFIVCTGGNPSAFIPTYSTQGTPTSGFSAGSIWRNLSSWIPQRETSVQSAQDGHMFPGRGRTLGSGRGTISEADSESNLQARLLDNSNSENPSDVAVIGTGQNLSDGSQATLNNAAAEIPVHHQDYVASEEEIQKLVSMGFERTQVEVALAAADGDLNVAVEILSQQG; this is encoded by the exons ATGAGACCCAACATAGTTTCCGAG GCAGGGCTGCAAACTAGGTTGAGGCAATGGTGGGAGAGCATTCCTTTCCTTACTTCAGCGGTGGTTGGCGTGTGCGCAACTATTTACTTGGTTTGCCTCCTGGTTGGATACGACTCTTTTTACGAAGTGTGCTTTTCGCCCTCTAATGTTGTATCCCGATTCCAAG TCTACAGGATTTTCACCTCCATTATCTTCCATGGTTCAGTGCTGCATGTGTTGTTCAACATGATGGCATTAGTTCCTTTGGGTTCTGAGTTGGAGAGAATCATGGGAACTGTCCGCTTGTTGTACATGATAATTCTATTGGCCATAAGCAATGCAGTATTACATCTTCTGATTGCGCTTTTGGTATCCTATAATCCTATTCACCCTTCTCAGTACCTCATGGATGAATGTGCAATAGGCTTCTCGGGAATCTTGTTTTCTATGATTGTTATAGAGACAAGTCTGAGTGGACACCAGTCTAGAAG TGTGTTTGGACTCTTCAATGTACCTGCTAAATG GTATGCATGGATCTTGCTGGTAGTGTTCCAAGTTGTTATGCCAAATGTTTCTTTACTGGGACACCTATGTGGCATTTTGTCTGGCTTTGCTT ATACTTACAGCTTATTAAATTTCCTCATTCCGGGAACATCCTTTTATTCTAAAATTGAGGCCTCCTCATTATTT TCAAGTTGTGTGAGGCGGCCTAAATTTATTGTGTGCACTGGTGGGAATCCTTCTGCCTTCATCCCTACATATTCAACCCAAGGTACACCCACTAG TGGATTCTCTGCTGGAAGTATCTGGAGAAACTTGTCTTCATGGATCCCACAGAGGGAAACATCTGTACAG TCAGCAcaagatggtcacatgtttCCTGGGAGAGGAAGAACACTTGGATCTGGTCGAGGTACCATTTCTGAAGCTGATTCGGAATCCAACTTACAGGCTAGACTCTTGGACAATAGCAACTCAGAAAATCCATCAGATGTGGCAGTTATTGGTACAGGACAGAATTTATCTGATGGAAG CCAGGCAACACTAAATAATGCAGCGGCAGAAATTCCTGTACACCATCAG GATTATGTTGCATCTGAAGAAGAAATCCAAAAGCTTGTATCAATGGGTTTTGAGAGG ACACAGGTAGAAGTTGCCCTAGCAGCTGCAGATGGGGATCTTAATGTGGCAGTGGAGATTCTGAGCCAACAG GGCTAA